A window of Castanea sativa cultivar Marrone di Chiusa Pesio chromosome 1, ASM4071231v1 contains these coding sequences:
- the LOC142625198 gene encoding uncharacterized protein LOC142625198, producing the protein MEEKWRLTGIYGFADSAKKGDTWTLLRLLHSRPSMLWLCARDFNKILWSHEKCSLGPRSENQMKAFRDVLDEVGLKDLGYVGKKFTWKGHRHDGLVLERLDRVVANNQWLSLNPGTKVQHLHSNSSDHQAIIVKPKGIIPRPNHPLKFEQIWLRDRRHSDTVTSAWGLPLMGATMPEAAGKIQTCGVKLTKWSKNSFGSIRKLLEERKKLLVRAEMEAAKGGDQLVVKTLQKEINVLLDKESQMRQQHSRALFLKCGDRNTSYFHSKASQRF; encoded by the coding sequence ATGGAAGAAAAGTGGCGCCTCACGGGTATATATGGGTTTGCCGATTCGGCCAAAAAGGGTGACACATGGACACTGCTCCGACTGCTCCACTCAAGACCTTCGATGTTGTGGCTATGTGCTAGGGATTTCAACAAAATCCTCTGGTCCCATGAGAAATGCAGTCTAGGTCCGAGAAGCGAAAACCAAATGAAAGCATTTCGGGACGTGTTGGATGAGGTAGGGTTAAAGGATTTGGGTTATGTAGGGAAAAAATTCACTTGGAAAGGCCACCGCCACGATGGTCTGGTGCTTGAAAGGCTGGACCGAGTAGTTGCAAACAACCAGTGGCTCTCCCTAAATCCAGGTACAAAAGTCCAACACCTTCACTCTAACTCCTCGGACCATCAAGCCATTATTGTAAAACCCAAAGGTATCATCCCTAGACCAAACCACCCTttaaaatttgaacaaatatgGCTTCGAGACAGAAGGCATAGCGACACAGTCACCAGTGCCTGGGGTCTGCCTCTAATGGGGGCTACAATGCCGGAGGCAGCTGGGAAAATTCAAACTTGTGGGGTAAAACTCACAAAGTGGAGTAAAAATAGTTTTGGAAGCATTAGGAAATTGCTTGAAGAGAGGAAGAAGCTCCTAGTCAGAGCTGAGATGGAAGCAGCAAAGGGAGGGGATCAATTAGTGGTAAAAACTCTCCAAAAGGAAATTAATGTCCTGCTCGACAAGGAAAGCCAGATGCGGCAACAACACTCAAGGGCACTTTTTTTGAAGTGTGGAGACAGAAATACCTCTTACTTTCACAGCAAGGCCTCCCAAAGGTTCTGA